One window of Microtus pennsylvanicus isolate mMicPen1 chromosome X, mMicPen1.hap1, whole genome shotgun sequence genomic DNA carries:
- the Znf275 gene encoding zinc finger protein 275 isoform X1: protein MSHPCVSLLALPAPQDGAPGNQVLAVPLEMPEAQDLVSFDVVPWYLTEQNWLNLSLNLEQQAVAYSRTVTSIGVPVVSPVLVSHLSQGQILLVSDPSLNTDHTKHPESSSVTSHQKMAEEAQLQEMASRSSPRANDPSAEVKQNGDSGGRGGSPQSLPIEHHFACKECGDTFRLKVLLVQHQRVHSEEKGWECGDCRKVFRGVSEFNEHRKSHAAVATQPQPGPSWALEDALQKREQMEREAKPFECEECGKRFKKNAGLSQHLRVHSREKPFDCEECGQSFKANTNLFRHQKLHSSEKPFACKACSRDFLDRQELLKHQRMHTGHLPFDCDDCGKSFRGVNGLAEHQRIHSGAKPYGCPHCGKLFRRSSELTKHRRIHTGEKPYECTQCGKAFRQSSSLLEHTRIHSDERPYACGECGKAFRGPSDLIKHRRIHSGLKPYECDKCGKAFRRSSGLSRHRRIHSAARHCECSECGRVFKRHSALQKHQPSHHQQTLP from the exons CTCTACCTGCTCCCCAAGACGGAGCCCCAGGAAACCAGGTCCTGGCAGTCCCTCTTGAGATGCCGGAGGCCCAG GACTTGGTGTCATTTGATGTTGTACCGTGGTACCTCACAGAACAGAACTGGCTGAATCTGAGTCTGAACctggagcagcaggcagtggCATATTCCAGGACTGTGACCTCCATTG GAGTTCCTGTTGTGAGTCCTGTTTTGGTATCTCACCTGTCACAAGGACAAATTCTGTTGGTATCAGATCCATCCCTCAACACAGATCACACTAAGCACCCTG AAAGCTCCTCCGTGACCTCCCACCAGAAGATGGCTGAAGAAGCCCAGCTGCAAGAGATGGCGTCCAGGAGCTCCCCGAGGGCCAATGACCCCAGCGCTGAGGTCAAACAGAATGGGGactctgggggaaggggagggagccCACAAAGTCTGCCCATAGAACACCATTTTGCATGTAAAGAGTGTGGGGACACCTTCCGCCTTAAAGTGCTCCTTGTTCAGCACCAGAGGGTTCACAGTGAGGAGAAGGGCTGGGAGTGTGGCGATTGCAGGAAGGTCTTCAGGGGGGTGTCAGAATTTAATGAGCACAGGAAGAGCCACGCAGCTGTGGCCACTCAGCCCCAGCCTGGCCCCAGTTGGGCTCTGGAAGATGCCTTGCAAAAAAGGGAGCAAATGGAGAGGGAGGCGAAGCCCTTTGAGTGTGAGGAGTGCGGGAAAAGGTTTAAGAAGAATGCAGGCCTTAGTCAGCACCTGAGGGTGCACAGCAGAGAGAAGCCCTTTGATTGTGAGGAGTGTGGGCAGTCCTTCAAAGCCAACACCAACCTCTTTCGACATCAGAAGCTCCACAGTTCGGAAAAGCCCTTTGCGTGCAAGGCGTGCAGCAGGGATTTCCTGGACCGCCAGGAACTACTCAAGCACCAGAGGATGCACACGGGCCACCTGCCCTTCGACTGCGACGACTGCGGCAAGTCCTTCCGTGGTGTCAACGGCCTGGCAGAGCACCAGCGCATCCACAGCGGCGCCAAACCCTACGGCTGTCCTCACTGCGGCAAGCTGTTCCGGAGGAGCTCAGAGCTCACCAAGCACCGGAGGATCCACACGGGTGAGAAGCCCTATGAGTGCAcccagtgtggcaaggccttccgCCAGAGCTCCAGCCTGCTGGAGCACACTCGCATCCACAGCGATGAGCGGCCTTATGCCTGTGGCGAGTGCGGCAAGGCATTCAGGGGGCCTTCTGACCTCATCAAGCACCGGCGCATCCACAGCGGACTGAAACCCTATGAGTGCGACAAGTGTGGCAAGGCATTCCGGAGGAGCTCAGGCCTGAGCCGCCACAGGCGGATCCACAGTGCGGCCAGGCACTgtgagtgcagtgagtgtggTCGTGTGTTCAAGAGGCACTCAGCACTGCAGAAGCACCAGCCCTCCCATCACCAGCAGACACTGCCCTAG
- the Znf275 gene encoding zinc finger protein 275 isoform X2 — MSHPCVSLLALPAPQDGAPGNQVLAVPLEMPEAQDLVSFDVVPWYLTEQNWLNLSLNLEQQAVAYSRTVTSIGVPVVSPVLVSHLSQGQILLVSDPSLNTDHTKHPESSSVTSHQKMAEEAQLQEMASRSSPRANDPSAEKLHSSEKPFACKACSRDFLDRQELLKHQRMHTGHLPFDCDDCGKSFRGVNGLAEHQRIHSGAKPYGCPHCGKLFRRSSELTKHRRIHTGEKPYECTQCGKAFRQSSSLLEHTRIHSDERPYACGECGKAFRGPSDLIKHRRIHSGLKPYECDKCGKAFRRSSGLSRHRRIHSAARHCECSECGRVFKRHSALQKHQPSHHQQTLP, encoded by the exons CTCTACCTGCTCCCCAAGACGGAGCCCCAGGAAACCAGGTCCTGGCAGTCCCTCTTGAGATGCCGGAGGCCCAG GACTTGGTGTCATTTGATGTTGTACCGTGGTACCTCACAGAACAGAACTGGCTGAATCTGAGTCTGAACctggagcagcaggcagtggCATATTCCAGGACTGTGACCTCCATTG GAGTTCCTGTTGTGAGTCCTGTTTTGGTATCTCACCTGTCACAAGGACAAATTCTGTTGGTATCAGATCCATCCCTCAACACAGATCACACTAAGCACCCTG AAAGCTCCTCCGTGACCTCCCACCAGAAGATGGCTGAAGAAGCCCAGCTGCAAGAGATGGCGTCCAGGAGCTCCCCGAGGGCCAATGACCCCAGCGCTGAG AAGCTCCACAGTTCGGAAAAGCCCTTTGCGTGCAAGGCGTGCAGCAGGGATTTCCTGGACCGCCAGGAACTACTCAAGCACCAGAGGATGCACACGGGCCACCTGCCCTTCGACTGCGACGACTGCGGCAAGTCCTTCCGTGGTGTCAACGGCCTGGCAGAGCACCAGCGCATCCACAGCGGCGCCAAACCCTACGGCTGTCCTCACTGCGGCAAGCTGTTCCGGAGGAGCTCAGAGCTCACCAAGCACCGGAGGATCCACACGGGTGAGAAGCCCTATGAGTGCAcccagtgtggcaaggccttccgCCAGAGCTCCAGCCTGCTGGAGCACACTCGCATCCACAGCGATGAGCGGCCTTATGCCTGTGGCGAGTGCGGCAAGGCATTCAGGGGGCCTTCTGACCTCATCAAGCACCGGCGCATCCACAGCGGACTGAAACCCTATGAGTGCGACAAGTGTGGCAAGGCATTCCGGAGGAGCTCAGGCCTGAGCCGCCACAGGCGGATCCACAGTGCGGCCAGGCACTgtgagtgcagtgagtgtggTCGTGTGTTCAAGAGGCACTCAGCACTGCAGAAGCACCAGCCCTCCCATCACCAGCAGACACTGCCCTAG